One part of the Glycine max cultivar Williams 82 chromosome 14, Glycine_max_v4.0, whole genome shotgun sequence genome encodes these proteins:
- the LOC100810628 gene encoding amino acid permease 8, with the protein MDNTKPLIELELDDDGRIRRTGNVWTASIHIITVVVGAGVLSLAWVMAQLGWLAGIASIITFSAVSIFTYNLVADCYRYPDPVTGKRNYTYMQAVKAYLGGTMHVFCGLVQYTKLAGITVGYTITSSTSLVAIRKAICIHKTGDAASCKFLNNPFMIGFGILQLFLSQIPNFHELTWLSTAACITSFGYVFIGSGLCLLVVLSGKGAATSITGTKLPAEDKLLRVFTGLGNIALACTYATVIYDIMDTLKSHPSENKQMKRANVLGVTAMAILFLLCSGLGYAAFGDNTPGNILTGFTEPFWLVALGNGFIVIHMIGAYQVMGQPFFRIVEIGANIAWPNSDFINKEYPFIVGGLMVRFNLFRLVWRTIFVILATILAMVMPFFSEVLSLLGAIGFGPLVVFIPIQMHIAQKSIRKLSLRWCGLQFLSCLSFIVSLGAVVGSVHGIIQDFHKSDLFMYKQ; encoded by the exons atggacaaCACCAAGCCCCTTATCGAACTGGAACTCGACGATGATGGCAGAATCAGAAGAACCG GGAATGTGTGGACTGCTAGCATACACATTATAACAGTGGTTGTAGGGGCAGGGGTGCTGTCTTTGGCATGGGTTATGGCACAACTAGGATGGTTAGCTGGCATAGCCAGTATCATTACCTTTTCAGCTGTCTCCATTTTCACTTACAATCTTGTAGCTGATTGTTACAGATATCCAGACCCTGTCACTGGCAAGAGAAATTATACTTATATGCAGGCTGTCAAGGCTTACTTAG GTGGAACAATGCATGTGTTTTGTGGATTGGTTCAATATACCAAGCTCGCTGGGATCACAGTGGGGTACACAATAACTTCCTCCACAAGCTTGGT AGCAATAAGGAAAGCAATTTGCATCCACAAAACAGGAGATGCAGCTTCTTGCAAGTTTTTGAATAATCCCTTCATGATCGGTTTTGGGATCTTGCAACTTTTCTTGTCCCAAATTCCAAACTTCCATGAGCTTACATGGCTCTCAACTGCTGCCTGTATCACCTCTTTTGGTTATGTATTCATTGGCAGTGGGCTGTGTCTCTTGGTCGTCCTCTCAG GAAAAGGAGCAGCAACCAGCATAACCGGAACCAAACTACCTGCAGAGGATAAACTTCTGAGGGTTTTCACTGGATTGGGAAACATAGCTCTTGCATGCACTTACGCTACTGTTATTTATGATATAATG GACACATTAAAGTCCCATCCAtcagaaaataaacaaatgaaaagggCTAACGTGCTAGGGGTCACAGCAATGGCAATATTGTTCTTGCTATGCAGTGGCCTTGGCTATGCTGCTTTTGGTGATAACACACCTGGGAACATCTTGACTGGATTTACCGAACCCTTCTGGTTGGTTGCACTGGGGAACGGATTCATCGTAATCCACATGATTGGAGCATATCAG GTGATGGGTCAACCATTCTTTCGTATAGTTGAAATAGGTGCTAACATCGCCTGGCCAAATTCAGATTTCATTAACAAGGAATATCCATTCATTGTGGGCGGTTTAATGGTCCGTTTCAACTTGTTTAGATTAGTTTGGAGGACGATTTTTGTAATATTGGCCACAATTCTTGCGATGGTAATGCCGTTTTTTAGTGAGGTTCTTTCCCTTCTTGGAGCAATTGGGTTTGGGCCTCTAGTTGTCTTTATTCCCATACAAATGCACATTGCTCAGAAAAGCATTAGGAAACTATCATTGAGGTGGTGTGGACTCCAATTTTTAAGTTGCCTGAGCTTTATTGTTTCACTGGGCGCTGTGGTAGGTTCAGTTCATGGAATTATTCAGGATTTCCACAAAAGCGACCTTTTCATGTACAAACAATAG